Proteins encoded by one window of Gemmatimonadetes bacterium SCN 70-22:
- a CDS encoding acyl-CoA dehydrogenase has translation MTNDFFNIESALSEEERAVRDSVRRFVDERVLPIIGECYVEGRFPRELIPEMAALGVLGANLPEEYGCAGLNNVAYGLIMQELERGDSGIRSFASVQGALVMYPIYAFGSEEQKRHWLPRLARGEAIGCFGLTEPDYGSNPSGMITMANQQPDGTWVLNGGKMWITNGSQAHVSVVWAKTNGDKDQRSIRGFVVPTDTKGFKAKDQKGKLSLRASDTSELTFDNVQLPADAILPKSGGLKSPLMCLTQARYGISWGAIGAAMACYEEALAYAKNRVMFDKPIAGFQLQQERLADMLTEIVKAQLVSLHLGRLKDAGTFTPQQVSLAKRNNVDIATNIAREARRLLGANGILAEYSAMRHMANLESVYTYEGTHDVHSLILGQAVTGLNAFN, from the coding sequence ATGACCAACGACTTCTTCAACATCGAGAGCGCGCTCAGCGAAGAGGAGCGCGCCGTGCGCGACAGCGTGCGCCGCTTCGTCGACGAGCGTGTCCTCCCCATCATCGGGGAGTGCTACGTGGAGGGGCGGTTTCCCCGGGAGCTGATCCCCGAGATGGCGGCGCTGGGGGTGCTGGGGGCCAACCTTCCCGAGGAATACGGGTGCGCGGGGCTCAACAACGTGGCGTACGGGCTCATCATGCAGGAGCTGGAGCGCGGCGACTCCGGCATCCGCTCGTTTGCCTCGGTGCAGGGCGCGCTGGTGATGTATCCCATCTACGCCTTCGGGAGCGAGGAGCAGAAGCGTCACTGGCTCCCGAGGCTCGCCCGGGGCGAGGCGATCGGCTGCTTCGGCCTCACCGAGCCCGACTACGGCTCCAACCCGTCGGGGATGATCACCATGGCCAACCAGCAGCCCGACGGGACGTGGGTGCTGAACGGCGGGAAGATGTGGATCACCAACGGGTCGCAGGCGCACGTGTCGGTGGTGTGGGCCAAGACCAACGGCGACAAGGACCAGCGCTCCATCCGCGGCTTCGTCGTCCCGACCGACACCAAGGGGTTCAAGGCGAAGGACCAGAAGGGGAAGCTCTCGCTGCGCGCCTCCGACACGAGCGAGCTCACCTTCGACAACGTGCAGCTCCCGGCCGACGCGATCCTGCCGAAGAGTGGCGGCCTCAAGTCGCCGCTCATGTGCCTGACGCAGGCGCGCTACGGGATCTCGTGGGGGGCCATCGGGGCGGCGATGGCGTGCTACGAGGAGGCACTGGCGTACGCCAAGAACCGGGTGATGTTCGACAAGCCGATCGCCGGCTTCCAGCTCCAGCAGGAGCGCCTGGCCGACATGCTGACCGAGATCGTGAAGGCGCAGCTGGTGTCGTTGCACCTGGGGCGCCTCAAGGACGCCGGGACCTTCACCCCGCAGCAGGTCTCGCTGGCCAAGCGCAACAACGTCGACATCGCCACCAACATCGCCCGCGAGGCGCGCCGGCTCCTGGGCGCCAACGGGATCCTGGCCGAGTACTCGGCCATGCGGCACATGGCCAACCTGGAGAGCGTGTACACGTACGAGGGGACGCATGACGTGCACTCGCTCATCCTCGGGCAGGCCGTGACGGGGCTCAACGCCTTCAATTGA